The following proteins are encoded in a genomic region of Dokdonia donghaensis DSW-1:
- a CDS encoding glycosyltransferase family 4 protein produces MNKLGRKKLKIILVTQYFYPENFKSNDIAFELSKRGHDVTVLTGIPNYPEGKYYSGYSLFKKRKEVINGVKVIRSVLSPRGNSSGPRLALNYFSWTFFATIRGMFLAIFNNYDKIIVHEPSPITQGLPAIVIKKLTRAPIIFWVLDLWPDSLISAGNIKNKKIIGFFNDLTKFIYNHSDRILISSKSFSKTIISQGQDISKMLYFPNWSKDLSLDKNNLEIPKMPSGFILLFAGNIGEAQDMDTIIEGCKLLTEEDNIKIVLIGDGRKLNFVKESIVKDDLEDVLFVFGRFDSKYMASFYEQADALLVSLKNEEVFNKTVPAKVQSYLSMSKPIIGVLNGEGSDLINDIKCGYTAEAGNAKDFIKQLKILSKSNVAVRAEMGKNGYSYFKSNFELDCAMSNLENILYETE; encoded by the coding sequence GTGAATAAGCTCGGTAGGAAAAAACTCAAGATCATATTAGTAACTCAATATTTCTACCCTGAAAATTTTAAGAGTAATGATATTGCTTTTGAGTTGTCTAAAAGAGGTCACGACGTTACTGTATTAACTGGGATACCGAATTATCCTGAGGGTAAGTATTATAGCGGTTATTCTTTATTTAAAAAGAGGAAAGAGGTTATTAATGGAGTCAAGGTTATAAGAAGTGTTTTAAGTCCCAGAGGAAATTCATCTGGACCTAGGCTTGCTTTGAATTATTTTAGTTGGACCTTTTTCGCGACAATACGTGGTATGTTTCTGGCAATTTTCAATAATTATGATAAAATTATAGTTCATGAACCATCACCTATAACTCAAGGATTACCTGCAATAGTTATTAAAAAACTGACAAGAGCACCTATAATATTTTGGGTGTTAGATTTGTGGCCCGATAGTTTAATTTCTGCAGGGAATATTAAGAATAAAAAAATCATTGGTTTTTTCAATGATCTGACGAAATTTATTTACAACCATAGTGATCGAATTTTAATAAGTTCAAAGAGTTTTAGCAAAACCATAATATCTCAAGGTCAAGATATATCAAAGATGTTGTACTTTCCAAATTGGTCAAAGGATTTGTCACTTGATAAAAATAATTTGGAAATCCCAAAAATGCCATCAGGCTTTATCTTACTTTTTGCTGGCAACATTGGAGAAGCTCAGGATATGGATACTATTATCGAAGGGTGTAAATTGCTTACGGAAGAAGATAATATAAAAATAGTATTAATAGGAGATGGACGAAAGCTTAATTTTGTTAAAGAGAGTATAGTAAAAGATGATTTAGAAGATGTGCTTTTTGTTTTTGGGAGGTTTGATTCTAAGTATATGGCAAGTTTTTACGAACAAGCAGATGCATTACTTGTTTCTCTAAAAAATGAAGAGGTATTTAATAAAACTGTCCCAGCAAAGGTACAGTCATATTTAAGTATGAGTAAACCTATAATAGGTGTTTTAAATGGTGAAGGAAGTGATCTTATAAATGATATCAAATGCGGCTATACTGCCGAAGCTGGTAATGCCAAAGATTTTATAAAACAATTAAAGATTTTATCTAAATCTAATGTAGCTGTCAGGGCAGAAATGGGTAAAAATGGCTACAGTTATTTTAAATCTAATTTTGAATTAGATTGCGCAATGAGTAATTTAGAGAATATTCTATATGAAACAGAATAA
- the wecB gene encoding non-hydrolyzing UDP-N-acetylglucosamine 2-epimerase → MKKLKVTTVVGTRPEIIRLSRVLQALDHSEAIEHTLVHTGQNYDYELNQIFFDDLGLRKPDYFLEAAGKNAAETVGNIMIKIDQVLEDLQPDAFLVLGDTNSCLCAIPAKKRHIPIFHMEAGNRCFDQRVPEETNRKIVDHTADVNLTYSDIAREYLLKEGLPADRIIKTGSPMYEVLNYYLEDINKSDVVERLGLENQKFFVVSAHREENISSEQNFKNLMESLNQVAERYDFPVIMSTHPRTRNMIEKKRIKMHENVQFLKPLGFNDYNALQKNSYAVLSDSGTISEESSILNFRALNIRQAHERPEAMEEASVMMVGLSPVRIMQGLSQVMRQNLNKRNFREVSDYSMPNVSEKVVRIILSYTDYIKRVVWSE, encoded by the coding sequence ATGAAAAAATTAAAAGTAACCACCGTTGTAGGCACTAGACCAGAAATAATAAGATTATCACGGGTACTACAAGCGTTAGACCATTCTGAGGCTATTGAACATACTCTAGTTCATACGGGTCAAAATTATGATTATGAGCTAAATCAAATTTTCTTTGATGATTTAGGTTTAAGAAAGCCCGACTACTTCCTAGAAGCAGCTGGAAAGAATGCCGCTGAGACAGTAGGAAATATAATGATCAAAATTGATCAAGTTTTAGAGGATTTACAGCCAGATGCTTTTCTTGTCTTAGGAGATACTAATAGTTGTCTTTGTGCTATACCTGCAAAAAAACGCCACATACCTATTTTCCATATGGAAGCAGGTAATAGATGTTTTGATCAACGAGTTCCAGAAGAGACTAATAGGAAGATTGTTGATCACACTGCCGATGTGAATCTAACTTATAGTGATATTGCTAGAGAATACCTTTTGAAGGAAGGTTTGCCAGCAGATCGAATTATTAAAACAGGGTCACCTATGTACGAGGTTCTAAATTACTATTTAGAGGATATAAATAAATCTGATGTAGTTGAGCGTCTCGGTTTGGAAAATCAGAAGTTCTTTGTTGTTTCCGCTCATAGAGAAGAAAACATAAGTAGCGAACAAAACTTCAAAAATCTTATGGAAAGTCTCAATCAAGTAGCCGAAAGGTATGATTTTCCAGTGATTATGAGTACCCATCCTCGTACTCGTAATATGATAGAGAAAAAGCGAATTAAAATGCATGAAAATGTTCAATTTTTAAAGCCTCTTGGTTTTAACGATTATAACGCTCTCCAAAAGAATAGTTATGCGGTACTCTCAGATAGTGGTACTATTTCAGAAGAATCGTCAATTTTAAACTTCAGAGCTTTAAATATACGTCAAGCTCATGAGCGACCAGAGGCAATGGAAGAAGCTTCTGTGATGATGGTAGGACTATCTCCGGTGCGTATAATGCAAGGTCTTAGTCAAGTTATGAGACAAAATCTCAACAAACGAAATTTTAGAGAAGTCTCAGATTATAGTATGCCTAATGTAAGTGAGAAAGTGGTCCGTATAATTTTGAGTTATACCGATTATATTAAAAGAGTTGTTTGGAGTGAATAA
- a CDS encoding NAD-dependent epimerase/dehydratase family protein, which produces MIKIGVTGNKGFLGRHLVNTINLEPEKYSIVQFERDYFEDTSKLDAFVSSCDVIYHLAAMNRHEDQQIIYNSNITLVKTLISALERTGSIPSIYFSSSTQKDQDNLYGKSKKVGQQLLQKWGIEHDARVVSFVIPNVFGAFGKPFYNSFIATFCHLLTTGGSPTVENDSEVSLIYVHNLVKEMLRPIGDGTDHLEIEVDSDIKITVKETLRLLENYKDLYFDNGVIPNLPTPFELNLFNTYRSFINHESYFPRLYTEHSDERGSFVELIRLQQGGQVSFSTTVPNITRGNHYHTRKIERFSVIKGEARIEMRKIDNTEVLTFDISGDQPSYVDIPIWYTHNIKNTGNEELYTIFWINEFYNPTDADTFFVEV; this is translated from the coding sequence ATGATAAAAATAGGAGTAACCGGTAATAAGGGCTTTTTAGGAAGGCACCTTGTAAACACTATAAACCTAGAACCAGAAAAATATTCTATAGTTCAATTTGAAAGAGACTATTTTGAAGATACTTCAAAACTAGATGCTTTTGTGTCATCTTGTGATGTTATTTATCATCTGGCTGCAATGAATAGACATGAGGATCAGCAAATAATATATAATTCAAATATTACTTTAGTAAAGACTTTAATAAGTGCTCTAGAGCGTACAGGAAGTATTCCAAGTATTTATTTTTCATCTTCAACTCAAAAAGATCAAGATAATCTTTATGGGAAATCTAAAAAAGTAGGACAACAGTTATTGCAAAAATGGGGTATTGAACACGATGCTCGTGTTGTTAGTTTTGTTATTCCTAACGTTTTTGGAGCATTTGGCAAACCATTTTACAACTCATTTATAGCAACTTTTTGCCATTTACTTACGACTGGAGGTTCTCCTACTGTTGAAAATGATTCTGAAGTTAGTCTTATATATGTGCACAATCTTGTTAAAGAAATGCTTAGACCTATAGGAGATGGCACTGATCATTTAGAGATAGAGGTGGATAGTGATATTAAAATAACTGTTAAAGAGACGCTTAGGTTGCTTGAAAATTATAAAGATTTATATTTTGATAATGGCGTAATTCCAAATTTACCCACACCTTTTGAACTTAATTTATTTAATACATACAGATCTTTTATTAATCACGAAAGCTATTTCCCAAGGTTATATACTGAGCATTCAGATGAGCGAGGTTCGTTTGTCGAACTTATAAGGTTACAGCAAGGTGGGCAAGTTTCATTCTCTACAACGGTACCAAATATTACCAGAGGTAATCATTACCATACACGGAAAATTGAGCGTTTTTCTGTTATAAAAGGTGAAGCGCGCATAGAAATGCGGAAAATAGATAATACTGAGGTTTTAACTTTCGATATTTCAGGTGATCAACCATCATATGTGGATATACCAATATGGTACACTCATAACATAAAAAATACGGGAAATGAGGAACTTTATACTATTTTCTGGATTAATGAATTTTACAACCCAACAGATGCAGATACTTTCTTTGTAGAGGTATAA
- a CDS encoding polysaccharide biosynthesis protein, with amino-acid sequence MNFSNKILLITGGTGSFGTAVLKKFLHTDHFKEIRIFSRDEKKQHDMRKAFNNPKLKFYIGDVRNADSILKAMRDVDYVFHAAALKQVPSCEFFPMEATKTNVIGTQNVIDAAETCGVNKVICLSTDKAAYPINAMGISKALMEKVAIAASRNLTNTTVCLTRYGNVMASRGSVIPLFIDQIEAGENITVTDPNMTRFLMSLDDAVELVLFAFEQGESGDLFVNKAPAGTIGDLVTAMKDIFKADNPVKVIGTRHGEKLYETLCTREEMLKAEDMGDFFRIPADNRDLNYAQFFSEGEEDISTVDDYHSHNTEQLDAAGMKLLIEKLSIIEEAVSRKQ; translated from the coding sequence GTGAATTTCTCAAATAAAATATTGTTGATTACTGGAGGTACAGGTTCTTTTGGTACCGCTGTCTTGAAAAAGTTCTTACACACTGATCATTTCAAAGAAATTAGAATTTTTTCGAGAGATGAAAAGAAGCAACATGATATGCGTAAAGCTTTTAATAATCCTAAGTTAAAGTTCTATATAGGTGATGTTAGGAACGCTGATAGTATATTAAAAGCGATGAGAGACGTTGATTATGTTTTTCACGCTGCAGCTTTAAAACAAGTTCCTTCTTGCGAGTTTTTTCCTATGGAGGCAACAAAAACTAATGTAATTGGCACCCAAAATGTAATTGATGCAGCAGAAACATGTGGCGTTAATAAAGTTATTTGTTTAAGTACAGATAAAGCGGCTTATCCTATTAATGCAATGGGTATTTCTAAAGCATTAATGGAAAAAGTTGCGATAGCTGCTTCTCGTAACTTAACAAATACTACTGTGTGTTTGACAAGATATGGAAACGTTATGGCAAGTCGTGGCTCTGTAATACCTCTATTTATAGATCAAATTGAAGCTGGAGAGAATATTACTGTTACAGATCCAAATATGACACGATTTTTGATGTCTCTTGATGATGCTGTGGAGTTAGTTCTCTTTGCGTTTGAACAAGGAGAATCAGGTGATTTGTTCGTAAATAAAGCCCCTGCAGGAACTATAGGAGACCTAGTAACGGCTATGAAGGATATTTTTAAGGCAGATAATCCAGTTAAAGTTATAGGCACAAGACATGGAGAAAAATTATATGAAACTCTATGTACTAGGGAAGAGATGTTAAAAGCAGAGGATATGGGTGACTTCTTTAGAATCCCAGCAGACAATAGGGATCTTAACTATGCACAATTTTTCTCTGAAGGAGAAGAAGATATTTCTACAGTAGATGATTATCACTCTCATAACACTGAGCAGTTAGATGCTGCAGGAATGAAATTACTTATTGAAAAACTCTCTATTATAGAGGAGGCGGTTTCACGAAAGCAATAA
- a CDS encoding glycosyltransferase family 4 protein, translated as MKLLIDASNIIRGGGVTHLVSILNIISDEELIVLGYKRITILGVQDVLHKIRDSAVYDKVVMVSCSNSLLKRRWWLFKFFKKLLNDGDFDLVFNPGGAFFSKSIPYVTMCRNMLVFEKEESNRFGFGLNFFRFKILRILQTRSIKNAKSVIFISNYAKTYLAKKYKLFGENSVIINHGVSEVFSRPVKKVRSIEDCNSKNPFKFLYVSIIDVYKHQANIAKAVIELSKEFNLPISLTLIGPKAGGFKELEPLLKNELIQFKESLPHDKLSVEYERSDAFIYGSTCENMPNILIEAMSSGLPILSSDKMPMPEFLENSALYFNPLDISSIKEVIRTSLNDSSALLEKANMSKSLSQKYDWESCSLKTFNHLIDLC; from the coding sequence ATGAAATTATTAATAGATGCCTCAAATATTATCCGTGGTGGAGGCGTAACCCATCTAGTTAGCATATTAAACATAATTAGCGATGAAGAGTTAATAGTTTTAGGATATAAAAGAATAACAATATTAGGTGTTCAAGATGTTCTGCATAAGATCAGAGATAGTGCAGTCTATGATAAAGTAGTAATGGTGTCTTGCTCCAATAGTTTGTTAAAAAGAAGATGGTGGCTTTTTAAATTTTTTAAGAAATTGTTGAATGATGGAGATTTTGATTTAGTATTTAATCCAGGTGGGGCTTTCTTTAGTAAAAGTATTCCTTACGTTACTATGTGTCGAAATATGCTTGTTTTTGAGAAAGAGGAGTCGAATCGATTTGGTTTTGGTTTAAACTTTTTTCGCTTTAAAATTTTGAGAATCTTACAGACCCGTTCTATTAAAAATGCAAAATCGGTGATTTTCATTTCAAATTATGCAAAAACGTATCTTGCCAAAAAATATAAATTATTTGGGGAAAATTCGGTGATTATTAATCATGGTGTTAGCGAGGTTTTTTCCAGACCAGTTAAAAAGGTGAGAAGCATTGAGGATTGCAATTCTAAAAATCCATTTAAATTTTTATATGTATCTATAATTGATGTATATAAACATCAAGCAAATATAGCTAAAGCCGTGATAGAATTGTCTAAAGAATTTAATTTACCAATAAGTCTTACTTTGATAGGTCCCAAAGCAGGAGGTTTTAAAGAATTAGAACCCTTACTAAAAAATGAATTGATTCAATTTAAAGAATCACTGCCGCATGATAAGTTAAGTGTGGAGTATGAGCGGTCAGATGCGTTTATATATGGTTCTACTTGTGAGAATATGCCTAATATACTAATTGAGGCTATGTCATCTGGTTTACCTATACTATCAAGTGATAAAATGCCTATGCCAGAATTTCTGGAGAATTCTGCTTTGTATTTTAATCCATTAGATATTAGTTCAATTAAGGAAGTTATTAGAACGTCTTTAAACGATTCCTCCGCTTTATTAGAAAAGGCTAATATGTCTAAGTCGCTATCGCAAAAATATGACTGGGAAAGTTGTTCTCTAAAAACGTTCAATCACCTTATCGATTTGTGTTAA
- a CDS encoding glycosyltransferase, which produces MKTIIITGAFRFPEGDAAAKRVLGLGQMLRDLGYKVIFAGGEQVCNLSTNYFDGFEYHSLAELDNDYKGFKKVTGFFKRGNKRSLFVKNILFKNTNIKAIILYNSTFIEQVKLSREVRKYSIPIIGDCTEWYESSHLPGGRFGPVAIDNFLKMKFGYPYLKNVIVISTFLQDWYRKYNMNVLRIPPLLLKGNSIALTEVKNQLLSTPNHSLKKLLYAGNPGKKDELEILINILSETRFKKSFCINIIGVSKEDFLKYSPNISISENVLFHGKMPHSEVLNFYAKSDFSVILRENKRFAKAGFSTKLIESLSMGIPVLISDNGETREIILNDYNGVIIDSLDKLKIVESLEFIRNISDEQLFQMKQQALKSSLDFSQKKYLNAVKVFLDKILIQ; this is translated from the coding sequence ATGAAAACTATAATAATTACCGGAGCTTTTAGATTTCCTGAAGGTGATGCTGCGGCAAAAAGGGTACTCGGTTTAGGACAGATGTTGAGGGACTTAGGTTACAAAGTTATTTTTGCAGGAGGAGAGCAGGTGTGTAATTTATCTACTAATTATTTTGATGGATTTGAATACCATTCACTAGCTGAGCTTGATAATGATTATAAAGGTTTTAAAAAAGTAACGGGTTTTTTTAAGAGAGGAAATAAAAGATCTTTATTTGTAAAAAATATTTTGTTCAAGAATACAAATATTAAAGCTATTATTTTATACAATTCTACATTTATAGAGCAAGTAAAACTCAGTAGAGAAGTTCGTAAATATTCTATACCCATTATTGGGGATTGTACAGAGTGGTACGAAAGTAGTCATCTGCCAGGCGGACGTTTTGGTCCAGTTGCAATTGATAATTTTCTTAAAATGAAATTCGGTTATCCTTACCTCAAAAATGTTATCGTAATAAGTACTTTTCTTCAGGATTGGTACAGAAAATATAATATGAATGTATTAAGAATCCCACCATTATTATTGAAAGGGAATAGTATTGCATTAACAGAAGTTAAAAATCAATTATTGAGCACGCCTAATCATTCTTTAAAAAAATTGTTATATGCAGGGAATCCAGGCAAGAAGGATGAGTTAGAAATTTTAATTAATATTTTATCTGAAACTCGGTTCAAAAAATCTTTTTGTATTAATATTATAGGAGTTAGTAAAGAAGATTTCTTAAAATATAGTCCCAATATTTCAATTTCTGAAAATGTATTGTTTCATGGTAAGATGCCCCATAGTGAGGTGCTTAACTTTTATGCTAAATCTGACTTTAGCGTCATTTTAAGAGAGAATAAGCGTTTTGCAAAAGCTGGTTTTTCAACTAAATTAATAGAAAGTCTGTCAATGGGTATTCCTGTTTTAATTAGTGATAATGGGGAGACTAGAGAAATTATTTTAAATGATTACAATGGGGTAATTATCGATTCACTAGATAAATTGAAAATCGTAGAATCGTTAGAGTTTATCAGGAATATCTCAGATGAACAACTTTTCCAAATGAAACAACAAGCTTTAAAATCTAGTTTGGATTTTTCTCAAAAGAAATACCTTAATGCAGTAAAAGTTTTTTTAGATAAAATTTTGATTCAATGA
- a CDS encoding oligosaccharide flippase family protein produces the protein MDQTTKSPSLASNFLFSLLLNISKIAAPILIIPYVYRQVIPEDMGRLQLALTVMTYFYVVGDLGTYIYGFREVCHLRQNRAKLNNFFTHLFFVRTIINLLALISFIVYANYIGFQEINPVYYTIAGIQIFGTFFNVEWVFEGLEKFKFISIKTLVLRFLIIIFTFIFINGESADELYLLSICGFILLNNLISFVNVFKYVSFTRIKRLNFGHLKRMIIIFFMINWTLLYFQLDKLILGEKKNYFDIIIYVLGERVVLLCASVIFSFIMVVTPKLTMYLKDSPEAYHVGLKKTFEFICLLLFPFCCFIVISSAEILLILGGESYQDGIVLFTIFCSYIILYIFMESLKTNVFLVLRKESLYFVIILIAGILNLLFKYFFFEALSSIQILFSTLIVIALCLLVLFMIVYKKFNITVFSKVAVSYFLYSIPLYMLYFVQWENSYISLVFNGLSIVLFFGVVLYFNKDVMLIKIFEIIKHLAVFQKWNKLS, from the coding sequence ATGGATCAAACTACAAAAAGTCCCTCCCTTGCCTCAAATTTTTTGTTTAGTCTTCTTTTGAATATTTCAAAAATAGCAGCCCCCATTTTAATTATACCCTATGTTTATAGGCAAGTAATTCCGGAGGATATGGGGCGTTTACAATTGGCTCTTACAGTAATGACTTATTTCTATGTTGTGGGGGATTTAGGCACATATATCTACGGATTTAGAGAGGTCTGTCACTTAAGACAAAATAGGGCTAAATTAAATAACTTTTTCACACACCTTTTCTTTGTTAGAACAATTATTAATCTTTTGGCGTTAATTTCCTTTATTGTCTATGCTAATTATATTGGATTTCAAGAGATTAATCCAGTTTATTACACTATCGCTGGGATTCAGATTTTTGGTACATTTTTCAACGTTGAATGGGTCTTTGAAGGGTTAGAAAAGTTTAAGTTTATTAGTATTAAAACCTTAGTACTTAGATTTTTAATTATCATTTTTACTTTCATATTTATAAATGGTGAATCTGCAGACGAATTATACTTGTTAAGTATTTGTGGATTCATTTTACTTAACAATTTGATATCTTTTGTGAATGTTTTTAAATACGTTAGTTTTACTAGGATAAAGCGCCTAAATTTTGGTCATTTAAAGAGAATGATTATAATTTTTTTTATGATTAATTGGACTTTGCTTTACTTTCAACTAGACAAATTAATTTTAGGTGAGAAAAAAAATTATTTTGATATTATAATATATGTGTTAGGTGAGCGAGTTGTACTTTTGTGTGCTTCGGTAATATTTTCTTTTATTATGGTAGTAACACCTAAATTAACAATGTACCTGAAAGATAGTCCCGAAGCCTATCATGTTGGACTTAAAAAAACTTTTGAATTCATTTGCTTATTACTGTTCCCATTTTGTTGCTTTATAGTTATCTCTTCAGCAGAAATACTTTTAATATTAGGAGGAGAATCTTATCAAGACGGTATAGTATTATTCACTATTTTTTGTTCTTATATAATTCTATATATATTTATGGAATCATTGAAAACCAATGTATTTCTAGTTCTTAGAAAGGAAAGTCTATATTTTGTTATAATTTTAATTGCGGGAATACTGAATCTTTTATTTAAATATTTTTTTTTCGAAGCATTATCTTCAATTCAAATATTATTTTCAACACTAATAGTAATCGCGTTGTGTCTATTAGTTCTTTTTATGATAGTCTACAAAAAATTTAATATTACTGTTTTCAGTAAAGTAGCAGTATCGTACTTTTTATACTCTATCCCACTTTACATGTTGTACTTTGTGCAATGGGAGAATAGTTATATATCGCTAGTATTTAATGGATTGTCGATTGTATTATTTTTTGGAGTTGTACTTTATTTTAATAAGGATGTAATGCTAATTAAAATTTTTGAGATAATAAAGCATTTAGCTGTTTTTCAAAAATGGAATAAATTATCTTAA
- a CDS encoding EpsG family protein: protein MSKIEWFKNLTISVLIIFLSIRYEVGNDYAEYYNQFEDFKVYGLESYFEPFFILIYSISPSFQYVIILTSILSLVFIHKGINYFSSSRYFTALFIFFSVHFVILNIHLIRQGISVAIIFFAFKFLFEGNKKKFIIWCLIASGFHSSSLVVLLLYPLYVYGLSTQRRRMIIFIISILLFITIPLVKPVVFNILGSISITARYASVYQGGVFSSSYGLSLGILADIVVFLVFNFWYKNNKMSEFILILCSVSIFISLSFNDLAIFLRLGYYFKVMYVTLMALLLTSQYRKLRIPLLILITLYGYNYIHTNLSQGNAILDYQTIFEDSIKFITY, encoded by the coding sequence TTGTCAAAAATAGAATGGTTTAAAAATTTAACAATATCAGTTTTAATCATTTTTTTAAGTATAAGATATGAGGTAGGAAATGATTATGCTGAGTATTACAATCAATTTGAGGATTTTAAAGTATATGGATTAGAATCCTATTTTGAGCCTTTCTTTATTTTAATTTACTCGATATCGCCAAGCTTTCAATACGTTATTATTTTGACTTCTATTTTAAGTTTGGTGTTCATTCATAAAGGTATTAATTATTTCAGCTCGAGTAGATATTTCACGGCTCTTTTTATTTTTTTTTCAGTTCATTTTGTAATTCTTAATATACATTTAATTCGGCAAGGGATATCGGTAGCTATAATCTTTTTTGCTTTTAAATTTTTATTTGAAGGAAATAAAAAAAAATTTATTATTTGGTGTTTAATTGCATCTGGATTTCATAGCTCATCCTTAGTAGTACTACTTCTTTATCCTCTTTACGTTTATGGGTTATCTACTCAAAGACGTAGAATGATTATATTTATTATATCTATTTTATTATTTATTACTATACCATTAGTGAAACCGGTTGTTTTTAATATCCTAGGTAGTATTTCTATTACTGCTAGATACGCTAGTGTGTATCAAGGCGGAGTTTTCTCATCGAGTTATGGTTTATCGCTTGGTATACTTGCGGACATTGTGGTGTTTTTAGTTTTTAATTTTTGGTATAAGAATAACAAGATGTCTGAATTTATTTTGATTTTATGTTCAGTTTCGATTTTCATATCATTGTCGTTCAATGATTTGGCAATATTTCTGCGCTTAGGTTACTATTTTAAAGTTATGTACGTAACACTAATGGCCTTATTGTTGACTAGTCAGTATAGAAAATTGAGGATTCCTTTATTAATTCTTATTACACTTTATGGTTATAACTATATTCATACAAACTTATCTCAGGGTAATGCTATTTTAGATTACCAAACCATCTTTGAGGATAGTATAAAATTTATTACTTATTAA
- a CDS encoding UDP-glucose 6-dehydrogenase: protein MSIKNICCIGAGYVGGPTMSVIALKCPDIKVTVVDLNEKRIAAWNDEDVSNLPIYEPGLAEVVQEARGRNLFFSTEVDKAIDEAELIFISVNTPTKTYGVGKGMAADLKYIELCARQIARVATTDKIVVEKSTLPVRTAEALQNILHNTGKGVRFDILSNPEFLAEGTAVQDLLNADRVLIGGENTLGGQKATEALANIYSNWIPEERILRTSVWSSELSKLTANAFLAQRVSSINAMSELCEVTGADVQEVARAIGTDSRIGPKFLKASVGFGGSCFQKDILNLVYIAKSYGLNEVADYWEQVIIMNDHQKRRFAEKIVKTLFNTVSGKKITLLGWAFKKDTNDTRESAAIYVADYLLSEQAEIVIYDPKVSQEQILADLDYLNTRSEAENRALVTVVNNPMEACDNAHAIAIMTEWDEFVNYDWKQIYNQMQKPAFIFDGRAIFVPSEMENIGFEMYTIGLAYSKNI, encoded by the coding sequence ATGAGCATAAAAAACATTTGTTGCATTGGAGCAGGCTATGTAGGAGGACCTACAATGTCTGTAATTGCCTTAAAATGTCCAGATATAAAAGTTACCGTAGTTGATCTTAATGAGAAGCGCATCGCCGCTTGGAATGATGAAGATGTAAGTAACCTACCCATTTATGAACCAGGCCTAGCTGAAGTTGTTCAAGAAGCTAGAGGAAGAAATCTATTTTTTTCTACAGAAGTAGATAAGGCGATAGATGAAGCAGAGCTTATTTTTATATCTGTAAACACACCTACAAAAACGTATGGAGTAGGTAAAGGGATGGCAGCAGATCTAAAGTATATAGAATTATGTGCTCGCCAGATTGCCAGAGTAGCGACTACAGATAAAATTGTAGTAGAAAAATCTACGCTACCTGTGCGTACTGCCGAAGCATTACAGAATATACTTCACAATACGGGTAAAGGTGTACGCTTTGATATTTTATCAAACCCAGAGTTTCTAGCCGAGGGTACTGCTGTCCAAGATTTACTTAATGCAGATCGTGTACTTATAGGGGGAGAAAATACTCTTGGTGGTCAAAAGGCCACCGAAGCTCTTGCAAACATTTATTCAAATTGGATTCCAGAAGAGCGCATCTTAAGAACGAGTGTTTGGTCTTCAGAGCTGTCTAAACTCACAGCAAACGCCTTTCTTGCGCAACGTGTTTCTTCTATTAACGCGATGTCTGAGCTTTGTGAAGTTACTGGAGCAGATGTTCAAGAAGTTGCCAGAGCAATTGGTACAGACTCAAGGATAGGCCCAAAGTTTTTAAAGGCTTCCGTTGGTTTTGGCGGATCTTGTTTTCAAAAAGATATCTTAAACCTCGTTTATATCGCAAAATCATATGGACTTAATGAGGTGGCAGATTATTGGGAGCAGGTTATTATTATGAATGATCACCAAAAAAGACGATTTGCAGAAAAGATTGTAAAGACGCTGTTTAACACGGTTTCTGGTAAGAAGATTACATTATTAGGTTGGGCATTTAAAAAGGATACTAATGATACGCGAGAATCAGCAGCCATTTATGTGGCAGATTATTTGCTAAGTGAACAAGCAGAGATAGTTATATATGACCCAAAGGTTTCTCAAGAACAAATTCTAGCAGATCTCGATTATTTAAACACGCGTTCTGAAGCTGAAAATAGAGCTTTGGTTACAGTGGTTAATAACCCTATGGAAGCCTGTGATAATGCGCACGCCATTGCAATTATGACCGAGTGGGATGAGTTTGTTAATTATGACTGGAAACAAATTTATAATCAGATGCAAAAGCCTGCGTTTATTTTTGATGGAAGGGCTATATTTGTGCCATCTGAAATGGAAAATATTGGTTTTGAAATGTATACAATAGGATTAGCTTATAGTAAAAACATTTAA